Proteins found in one Nostoc sp. NIES-3756 genomic segment:
- a CDS encoding DUF4437 domain-containing protein: protein MEPYNLDLPCIKEDWGGDGRGRMNLSGRRTAISSEYIPRQYQFFDTNTVQEEQGWRIPGMPNYVVTGRRRLLTWHDCGASTSRVILPPQFKAPSGIFTADLELFILKGKIKIGEWQLTKHCYSFIPAGVKLGEWQVLDDEVEILWMENGIAKYQDAFDNHPDARLHEFIPALNSKLLPWGKTDTVQFEVAKKKIFRKDANGGGTWLLGILPHYDGQHPEIQCYNEEGYCLAGYCDIGDHRFVKDYFAYGPSFMTSPWHRTDDGCLFFIRVDRDLSKVSTVLSYPF from the coding sequence ATGGAACCATATAATTTAGACTTACCTTGTATAAAAGAAGATTGGGGCGGAGATGGTAGAGGACGCATGAATTTATCAGGAAGGCGTACCGCAATTTCTTCTGAATATATACCTCGTCAATATCAATTCTTTGACACAAATACTGTACAAGAGGAACAAGGTTGGCGCATCCCAGGAATGCCCAATTACGTAGTAACTGGAAGACGTAGATTATTAACGTGGCATGATTGTGGTGCTTCCACATCAAGAGTTATTTTACCACCTCAATTCAAAGCACCATCTGGTATATTTACAGCAGATTTAGAGCTTTTTATCCTCAAGGGTAAAATTAAAATTGGTGAATGGCAACTTACCAAGCATTGCTATTCTTTCATACCTGCCGGAGTCAAGTTAGGTGAGTGGCAAGTATTAGATGATGAAGTAGAAATTCTCTGGATGGAAAACGGTATTGCTAAATATCAAGATGCTTTTGATAATCATCCAGACGCTAGGTTACATGAATTTATTCCAGCGTTGAATAGTAAATTACTACCTTGGGGCAAAACGGATACAGTGCAATTTGAGGTAGCAAAAAAGAAAATATTCAGAAAAGATGCAAACGGTGGAGGAACTTGGTTATTGGGTATTTTACCTCATTATGATGGTCAGCATCCAGAAATACAATGTTACAACGAAGAAGGATATTGTCTCGCTGGGTACTGTGATATTGGAGACCACAGATTTGTAAAAGATTATTTTGCTTATGGCCCTAGTTTTATGACATCTCCTTGGCACAGAACAGATGACGGCTGCTTATTCTTCATCCGAGTAGATAGAGATTTATCGAAAGTAAGTACAGTTTTATCTTATCCGTTTTAG
- a CDS encoding amidohydrolase family protein yields the protein MTEPPILDKIIKNVRVVRPHHDAVELLDLGIRDGKFTQIAPNISPEQGIEIIDGKNLLAFPGVVDAHMHIGIYQPLDKDAVTESKAAAMGGVTTSLNYIRTGQYYLNKGGSYRDFFPEVLALSAGNFFVDYSYHIAPIASQHIEEIPLLFTEHGVTSFKIFMFYGGYGLHGLSDQQNLFLMINKEERYDFAHFEFTMRGITRLMTEHPEARDYISLSLHCEVAEILNAYTKIVQNDSSLTGLQAYSAARPPHSEGLAISIASYLAHETNCANINLLHLSSRKAIEAALTMQTAFPHINFRREVTVGHLLLDVDTPNSIWAKVNPPIRPRSDVEYLWQAVLNNQIDWIVSDHACCSAEQKRSTKDPNNIWLAKSGFGGTEYLLSGVLSEGSKRGMSYSHMAKLLSWNPSRRFGLLTKGDIAIGYDADLVLVDPHESFVVNAAESESQQGYTPFEGMELTGRVKSTFLRGNLIYNNGQVIGSPNGHYLRRN from the coding sequence ATGACTGAACCTCCAATATTAGATAAAATTATCAAAAATGTGCGGGTAGTTCGTCCCCATCATGATGCTGTAGAACTACTTGACTTAGGTATTAGAGATGGAAAATTTACTCAGATTGCTCCTAATATTAGCCCAGAACAAGGCATAGAGATAATTGATGGCAAAAATTTGTTAGCTTTTCCTGGGGTTGTAGATGCACACATGCACATCGGTATTTATCAACCCCTAGATAAAGATGCAGTCACAGAAAGCAAAGCTGCGGCAATGGGGGGAGTCACAACTAGCCTCAACTACATTCGTACAGGGCAATATTATCTTAATAAAGGTGGTTCCTACCGCGATTTTTTCCCCGAAGTCTTGGCATTATCCGCAGGTAATTTCTTTGTAGATTACAGTTATCATATTGCACCTATAGCTAGTCAACATATCGAAGAAATACCCCTCTTGTTTACAGAACATGGCGTAACTTCCTTTAAGATTTTCATGTTTTACGGTGGCTATGGGTTGCATGGTTTATCAGACCAGCAAAACCTGTTTTTGATGATAAATAAAGAGGAACGTTACGACTTTGCCCACTTTGAGTTTACTATGCGCGGTATAACTCGCTTGATGACAGAACATCCAGAGGCGCGAGATTATATTAGCTTGAGTTTGCATTGCGAAGTTGCAGAAATTCTCAATGCCTATACAAAAATTGTCCAAAATGATTCTAGTTTAACTGGATTACAAGCCTACAGTGCAGCCCGTCCTCCCCATTCAGAAGGTTTAGCAATTTCTATTGCTTCTTATTTAGCACATGAAACTAACTGTGCGAATATCAATTTATTACACCTAAGTTCGCGTAAAGCAATAGAAGCGGCTTTGACGATGCAAACTGCTTTTCCTCATATTAATTTCCGCCGAGAGGTGACAGTCGGACACTTATTATTAGATGTTGATACACCTAATAGTATTTGGGCGAAAGTCAACCCACCTATCCGTCCCCGTTCTGATGTGGAATACTTATGGCAAGCGGTACTCAACAATCAAATAGATTGGATAGTTAGTGACCATGCTTGCTGTTCTGCGGAACAAAAAAGAAGTACAAAAGACCCTAATAATATTTGGTTAGCCAAGTCTGGTTTTGGTGGGACTGAATATTTACTTTCGGGTGTGTTGAGTGAAGGTAGCAAAAGAGGAATGTCTTACAGTCACATGGCTAAGTTGCTATCTTGGAACCCATCTCGGCGGTTTGGGTTGTTAACAAAAGGAGATATTGCTATTGGTTATGATGCTGATTTGGTATTAGTAGATCCTCATGAGAGTTTTGTAGTTAATGCGGCTGAGTCGGAGTCACAGCAAGGTTACACCCCTTTTGAGGGGATGGAGTTAACAGGAAGGGTAAAGAGTACGTTTTTGCGGGGAAATTTGATTTATAACAATGGACAAGTTATTGGTTCGCCTAATGGGCATTATTTGCGGAGGAACTAA
- a CDS encoding aspartyl/asparaginyl beta-hydroxylase domain-containing protein: MTSFNEYHLNPPKFPFLKSLQDSWQVIRDEFTGFMKQASDEELKFTYDVLGPKSKTIKTKGDSKYSAFGILFQGLFIEEYIQLHQIKYPDYGTEDASEKALVLRNKYFSNLANIIEKVNNSDDNFIRNVYFGTFHPGLDIKLHVNYNPHMNRGYLGLIVPEGDVAMKICYDKLYWHEGEFLILDHSYPHCPHNYTNYDRTVLVVDFFKPDQPREDVIKFEQEQVAQRMQDNPYSLGVFGKSDKAKDEDFIKYGLAHQLEWDKALSS; encoded by the coding sequence ATGACAAGTTTTAATGAGTATCATCTCAATCCCCCAAAGTTTCCTTTTCTTAAAAGTTTACAAGATAGTTGGCAGGTGATTAGAGATGAGTTCACGGGCTTTATGAAGCAGGCATCTGATGAGGAATTGAAGTTTACTTATGATGTTTTAGGGCCTAAAAGTAAGACGATAAAAACTAAGGGTGATTCTAAATACAGTGCTTTTGGAATTTTATTTCAAGGCTTATTTATTGAAGAATATATTCAATTACATCAAATAAAATATCCAGATTATGGCACGGAAGATGCTTCAGAAAAAGCACTTGTTTTAAGAAATAAATATTTTTCTAATTTGGCTAATATAATAGAGAAAGTAAATAACTCTGATGATAATTTCATTAGAAATGTTTATTTTGGGACATTTCACCCTGGTTTAGATATTAAGCTGCATGTTAACTATAACCCTCACATGAATCGCGGTTATTTGGGGTTAATTGTGCCTGAGGGTGATGTGGCGATGAAAATCTGCTATGACAAGCTTTATTGGCATGAGGGAGAATTTTTGATTTTGGATCATAGTTATCCGCATTGCCCACACAATTATACTAATTACGATCGCACTGTCTTAGTCGTGGATTTTTTTAAACCTGATCAGCCTAGAGAGGATGTCATAAAATTTGAGCAGGAACAAGTTGCACAACGAATGCAGGATAATCCTTACAGCCTGGGCGTTTTTGGTAAGAGTGATAAGGCTAAGGACGAGGATTTTATTAAGTACGGTTTAGCTCATCAGTTAGAGTGGGATAAGGCTTTGTCAAGTTGA
- a CDS encoding zinc-binding dehydrogenase: MNTGNYRKLIVKKFGEDFKSAVEVVEVFIPKLAAGEILIENKFAGINGGFDTLLCRGEVPYFSLNPPLDLGVEAVGIVVDKGEDVKDLQIGDAVVTTVRGGGYREYQVIDANLGVKVREATPEVLTLMPTGVSALVALEQVGEMKCHEVVLVTAAAGGTGHIAVQLAKLAGNHVVGTCSSSEKAGLLKELGCDRIINYRTENFDQVLKQEYPKGINLIFECVGKQVFDTCVDNLAIRGRLVSIGHISEYGKNIEMVTQGRIYHQLMWKAASVRGFLMPHYQEYIPEARDRLLNLFDNGKLQVSVDPTEFHGIESIPTAVEYLLSGRNCGKVVVRY, encoded by the coding sequence ATGAATACAGGAAATTATAGGAAGTTAATAGTCAAGAAATTTGGTGAGGATTTTAAGTCTGCTGTGGAGGTTGTGGAGGTTTTTATTCCTAAACTTGCGGCTGGTGAAATTTTAATCGAAAACAAATTTGCTGGTATTAATGGTGGGTTTGATACTTTGCTTTGTCGTGGTGAGGTTCCTTACTTTAGCTTAAATCCTCCTTTAGATTTGGGGGTAGAAGCTGTGGGAATTGTTGTGGATAAGGGTGAAGATGTAAAGGATCTTCAAATAGGTGATGCTGTTGTTACTACAGTACGGGGTGGGGGTTATCGAGAGTATCAGGTTATTGATGCAAATTTAGGGGTGAAGGTGCGGGAGGCTACGCCAGAGGTGTTAACTTTAATGCCTACTGGGGTGTCGGCTTTGGTGGCGTTGGAACAAGTGGGGGAGATGAAATGTCATGAGGTGGTTTTGGTGACAGCCGCAGCCGGTGGGACTGGCCATATTGCGGTGCAGTTAGCTAAGTTAGCAGGAAATCATGTGGTTGGTACTTGTAGTTCTTCCGAGAAAGCGGGGTTATTGAAAGAATTAGGGTGCGATCGCATCATTAACTATCGTACAGAAAACTTTGATCAAGTCCTCAAACAAGAATACCCCAAAGGCATTAATTTAATTTTTGAATGCGTGGGTAAACAGGTTTTTGATACCTGCGTTGATAATTTAGCTATTCGCGGACGTTTAGTTAGTATTGGTCACATTTCCGAATATGGGAAGAATATAGAAATGGTAACTCAAGGGCGAATTTACCACCAACTCATGTGGAAAGCTGCTTCTGTTAGGGGTTTCCTTATGCCGCACTATCAAGAATATATCCCAGAAGCACGCGATCGCCTATTAAATCTTTTTGACAATGGCAAACTCCAAGTTAGCGTTGACCCTACCGAGTTCCACGGCATAGAATCGATTCCTACAGCAGTAGAATATTTGCTCAGTGGACGCAATTGCGGCAAAGTAGTTGTGAGGTATTAA
- a CDS encoding nuclear transport factor 2 family protein codes for MTQNSENTLKVAHQGFEYFTLGLATGEWQKFLDMLTEDFTFWFPMGKFHGLNLGKERAKEFFTYVSESFHPGIQITSLDRVTSNETTVVFEFRDEGLLLGQPYKNRVAVSFDVRDDKICSYREYFGSDGKSN; via the coding sequence ATGACACAAAATTCAGAAAACACCTTAAAAGTCGCTCATCAAGGATTTGAATATTTTACTCTAGGTCTAGCTACAGGAGAATGGCAAAAATTTCTCGATATGCTGACAGAAGATTTCACCTTTTGGTTTCCAATGGGGAAATTCCACGGCTTGAATCTTGGTAAAGAACGTGCTAAGGAATTTTTTACATATGTTTCTGAGTCCTTCCACCCCGGAATACAAATAACATCTCTAGACCGTGTTACTAGCAATGAAACAACGGTAGTATTTGAGTTTCGGGATGAAGGATTATTATTAGGACAACCTTATAAAAATCGCGTAGCAGTTTCTTTTGATGTGCGTGATGACAAAATTTGTAGTTATCGTGAGTACTTTGGTAGTGATGGTAAATCGAATTAG
- a CDS encoding GFA family protein translates to MSNNNEGKGSCLCGATRISVKTINKNIGGCHCQMCRKWGGGPLLVVDCGGDVSFEGRENITVFNSSEWAERGFCNRCGTHLFYKLKANNQYYIPVGLFEQPQDFVFDHQVFIDEKPNYYCFANETKNLTGAELFAQFAPPTVGG, encoded by the coding sequence ATGTCAAATAACAATGAAGGCAAAGGAAGTTGTCTTTGTGGAGCAACTCGTATCTCTGTGAAGACAATCAATAAAAATATTGGTGGATGCCACTGCCAAATGTGTAGAAAATGGGGAGGGGGCCCCTTATTGGTAGTTGATTGTGGTGGTGATGTTTCGTTTGAAGGTAGAGAAAACATCACTGTATTTAATTCGTCCGAATGGGCAGAACGTGGCTTTTGTAATCGATGCGGCACACACTTATTTTATAAATTGAAAGCTAATAATCAGTACTATATCCCTGTTGGTTTATTTGAGCAGCCGCAAGATTTTGTTTTTGATCATCAGGTATTTATTGATGAAAAACCAAACTATTATTGCTTTGCAAATGAAACTAAGAATCTGACTGGAGCAGAGTTATTTGCTCAGTTCGCACCACCAACAGTTGGAGGCTAA
- a CDS encoding sensor histidine kinase, with product MDFSQTLSNKIDAIVDKWVEAVYQDEQIEATKELTFKAVRDSLPKVLKALTTVLSESEKSDLKTVVDASLEHGFLRAEQGFEPAEIAREYRLLRMVIFSFLEEDLLKASPVELLRAVRLIDMIIDEAIARCFNSYTYGRLQELEQLQSQLRLTNQELTRLVRASKDSMSQLAHELKTPLTSIIGYTDLFLRQHRQKPELKDTYPNLESIERVMKSGRLILRLINDTLEISRYDAGHLVLQPTLTDVRELINSVVEIIEPLARNKELDLVINCDRSPNQVTTDPLRVQQILTNLLSNAIRYTESGTVRLECLQESEKNWAISVIDTGIGIAPDAQMQIFQPYFRAETDKQVKASDGTGLGLAIVHRLVQLLQGEIKVVSQLGNGSTFTVILPLVISQQSIVHSP from the coding sequence ATGGATTTTAGCCAAACTCTGAGTAATAAAATAGATGCCATTGTTGATAAATGGGTAGAAGCAGTCTATCAAGATGAGCAAATTGAGGCTACTAAAGAATTAACTTTTAAGGCTGTAAGAGATAGTTTACCTAAAGTTTTAAAAGCATTAACAACAGTACTTTCTGAATCGGAAAAGAGTGATTTAAAGACAGTAGTTGATGCGAGTTTAGAACACGGCTTCCTACGTGCTGAACAAGGATTTGAACCAGCCGAGATTGCACGAGAGTATCGTTTACTGCGGATGGTGATTTTTTCCTTTTTGGAGGAAGATTTATTAAAAGCATCACCTGTAGAATTGCTCCGGGCTGTGCGCTTGATTGATATGATCATTGATGAAGCGATCGCCCGTTGTTTTAACAGCTATACTTACGGTAGGCTACAAGAGTTAGAACAACTCCAAAGCCAGTTACGCTTGACTAACCAAGAACTGACTCGCTTGGTTCGCGCCAGTAAGGATAGTATGTCTCAGTTGGCGCATGAACTCAAAACCCCTTTAACTTCCATTATTGGTTACACAGATTTATTTTTACGTCAGCATCGCCAAAAACCAGAACTCAAGGATACATATCCCAATCTTGAAAGTATCGAGCGAGTCATGAAAAGCGGTAGGTTAATTCTACGCTTAATTAACGATACTTTAGAAATTTCGCGGTATGATGCTGGTCATTTAGTATTACAACCCACTCTCACAGATGTAAGAGAGTTAATTAACTCTGTTGTAGAGATTATTGAACCACTAGCGCGCAATAAAGAGTTAGATTTGGTGATAAATTGCGATCGCTCTCCCAATCAAGTTACTACAGATCCGCTTAGAGTACAGCAAATTCTCACTAATTTACTTAGTAACGCCATTCGCTACACAGAATCTGGTACAGTTCGTTTAGAATGTTTGCAGGAATCTGAAAAAAACTGGGCTATATCTGTTATCGATACAGGAATAGGAATTGCACCCGACGCGCAAATGCAAATCTTCCAACCTTATTTTCGTGCAGAGACTGATAAACAAGTAAAAGCTTCAGATGGTACAGGCTTAGGATTAGCAATTGTCCATCGCTTAGTTCAACTATTGCAAGGCGAGATTAAAGTAGTTTCACAGCTAGGAAATGGCTCAACATTTACGGTAATTTTGCCATTAGTCATTAGTCAACAGTCCATAGTCCATAGTCCATAG
- a CDS encoding Ycf51 family protein, with product MLTTADFFKYTQWSGIATLVFAALAILAFLFQWGFRYRLVGTTGFMLVLTTGLFALSLFPLSRTVIPGAVKYTLVYDNGSNQAVISLSPKISPEAVEATLLQASSNLYSFGRSGGRDDDKLTIRARTLIHPEPGLTVPLYLGEIKRSLANREDTQVSVEIYPEKFAQLPQSNA from the coding sequence ATGCTCACAACGGCTGATTTTTTTAAATATACTCAATGGTCTGGTATTGCCACTTTGGTGTTTGCTGCTTTGGCTATACTGGCTTTTCTTTTTCAATGGGGCTTCCGCTATCGGCTAGTGGGAACAACTGGCTTTATGTTGGTGCTAACTACTGGTTTATTTGCACTTTCATTATTCCCTTTGAGCCGGACTGTAATTCCGGGAGCTGTGAAGTACACTCTAGTTTATGACAATGGCTCAAACCAAGCTGTGATTTCTCTATCTCCCAAAATTTCCCCCGAGGCAGTGGAAGCGACTTTGTTGCAAGCTTCTAGCAATCTTTATTCTTTCGGGCGTTCTGGTGGCAGGGACGATGATAAACTGACAATTCGCGCTCGTACTCTCATTCACCCAGAACCAGGGCTAACAGTACCACTTTACCTTGGAGAGATTAAGCGATCGCTCGCTAACCGCGAAGATACCCAAGTCTCGGTGGAAATATATCCAGAAAAATTTGCCCAACTTCCACAATCAAACGCTTAA
- a CDS encoding iron-containing alcohol dehydrogenase family protein, with translation MPYQLSNQTLSTQTSSSLITLTIAPAKVIRGVNILQTAAAEIAKLGSRPLIVAGNSTVAISQETLHPILENHNLHFAQASYGADCSEASLKALRKAAKDHKADSIIGIGGGKALDTAKLVAHQLQLPITTIPTSGATCAAWTALSNVYSDQGAFLYDVALSRCPDLLILDYDLIKTAPQHTLVAGIGDAIAKWYEASVSSGHLEQTLIIAAVQQARVLRDILFQKSVAALQQPGSEAWQEVVDATVLLAGVIGGLGGAQCRTVAAHAVHNGLTHIAGHSSIHGEKVAYGILVQLRLEEMVQGNQLAAAARQQLLKFYAEIGLPQKLGDLGLGNITLGELQTAAEIALTPQSDIHRLPFKVALEQLMAAMVSTTAPTDSRDSVHRVSTRGISDEVEE, from the coding sequence ATGCCTTATCAACTATCGAATCAAACCTTGTCTACTCAAACTTCTAGTTCATTAATCACGCTCACTATTGCCCCTGCAAAAGTGATTCGTGGCGTTAATATATTGCAGACAGCCGCCGCAGAAATTGCCAAATTAGGCAGTCGGCCTTTGATTGTGGCGGGTAATAGCACCGTTGCGATTAGCCAAGAAACTCTACATCCTATTTTAGAAAACCACAACCTGCATTTTGCTCAAGCCTCTTATGGTGCAGATTGTTCTGAAGCTAGCTTAAAAGCATTAAGGAAAGCAGCTAAAGACCATAAAGCAGATAGCATCATTGGTATTGGTGGCGGTAAAGCTTTAGATACAGCTAAATTAGTTGCCCATCAGTTGCAGCTACCCATAACCACAATTCCCACTTCGGGGGCTACCTGTGCGGCTTGGACTGCCCTATCAAATGTATATTCTGATCAAGGGGCATTCCTTTATGATGTTGCCCTATCACGCTGCCCTGATTTATTAATACTTGATTACGACTTGATTAAAACTGCACCGCAACATACACTAGTGGCGGGTATTGGAGATGCGATCGCTAAATGGTATGAAGCCTCAGTTAGTAGCGGGCATTTAGAACAGACTTTAATCATTGCCGCAGTCCAACAAGCGCGAGTTTTGCGGGATATTTTATTTCAAAAATCGGTTGCAGCTTTGCAACAGCCAGGTAGTGAAGCTTGGCAGGAAGTTGTGGATGCTACCGTCTTACTTGCAGGTGTCATCGGTGGACTAGGTGGGGCGCAGTGTCGGACAGTGGCTGCCCATGCTGTGCATAATGGTTTAACCCACATTGCCGGACACAGTAGTATTCATGGCGAAAAAGTCGCCTATGGTATACTCGTGCAACTGCGTCTAGAAGAAATGGTACAAGGCAATCAATTAGCGGCAGCTGCAAGACAACAACTATTAAAGTTTTACGCAGAGATTGGACTGCCACAAAAATTAGGAGATTTGGGGTTAGGTAACATTACCTTGGGCGAGTTACAAACAGCCGCCGAAATCGCTTTAACACCTCAATCTGACATTCATCGACTACCATTTAAAGTTGCATTGGAACAGTTAATGGCGGCGATGGTTTCTACCACTGCACCGACAGATAGTAGAGACTCGGTTCATCGTGTCTCCACCAGGGGAATAAGTGACGAGGTTGAGGAATGA
- a CDS encoding aspartate aminotransferase has protein sequence MSFDWITPADRIKQLPPYVFARLDELKAKAREQGIDLIDLGMGNPDGATPQPVVEAAIQALQDTKNHGYPPFEGTANFRRAITNWYNRRYGVVLDPDSEALPLLGSKEGLSHLAIAYVNPGDVVLVPSPAYPAHFRGPVIAGGKVHSLILKPENDWLIDLTAIPEEVARQAKILYFNYPSNPTGATAPREFFEEIVAFARKYEIMLVHDLCYAELAFDGYQPTSLLEIPGAKDIGVEFHTLSKTYNMAGWRVGFVVGNRHIIQGLRTLKTNLDYGIFAALQTAAETALQLPDIYLHEVQQRYRTRRDFLIKGLGELGWDVPKTKATMYLWVKCPVGMGSTDFALNLLQQTGVVVTPGNAFGVAGEGYVRISLIADCDRLGEALNRIKQAGIRYRPEALVSASE, from the coding sequence ATGAGTTTTGATTGGATAACCCCAGCAGATAGGATAAAGCAACTACCACCTTATGTATTTGCCCGTCTTGACGAGCTAAAAGCAAAGGCGAGAGAGCAAGGAATTGATTTAATAGATTTGGGGATGGGAAACCCTGATGGCGCAACACCACAACCAGTGGTGGAAGCGGCTATCCAAGCTTTGCAAGATACCAAAAATCACGGTTATCCCCCCTTTGAAGGTACAGCGAATTTCCGCCGTGCCATTACCAATTGGTACAATCGCCGCTATGGAGTTGTACTAGATCCCGATAGTGAAGCCTTACCGCTACTCGGTTCTAAAGAAGGATTATCGCATTTGGCGATCGCCTACGTTAACCCTGGCGATGTAGTGTTGGTTCCTTCTCCCGCTTACCCTGCCCATTTTCGTGGCCCAGTAATTGCTGGAGGGAAAGTTCACAGCTTAATTCTCAAGCCGGAGAATGACTGGTTAATTGATTTAACCGCCATCCCGGAAGAAGTGGCAAGACAAGCGAAGATACTTTACTTCAACTATCCCAGCAACCCCACAGGCGCTACCGCACCCCGCGAATTTTTTGAGGAAATCGTGGCGTTTGCCCGTAAGTACGAAATCATGTTGGTGCATGACTTGTGTTATGCCGAGTTAGCCTTTGATGGTTATCAACCCACCAGCTTACTCGAAATTCCTGGGGCAAAAGATATCGGCGTGGAGTTCCACACCTTATCTAAAACCTACAACATGGCTGGTTGGCGTGTAGGTTTTGTGGTGGGAAATCGCCATATAATTCAAGGTCTGCGAACACTGAAAACCAACTTGGACTATGGTATCTTTGCTGCCTTGCAAACAGCCGCCGAGACAGCATTGCAACTACCAGATATCTATCTGCATGAAGTACAGCAACGCTATCGCACCCGCCGAGATTTTCTGATCAAAGGATTAGGCGAACTCGGTTGGGATGTCCCCAAAACCAAAGCTACCATGTATTTGTGGGTAAAATGTCCTGTGGGCATGGGTTCGACAGATTTCGCTCTCAACTTGTTGCAGCAAACAGGCGTTGTGGTGACTCCTGGTAATGCCTTCGGGGTTGCCGGAGAGGGCTATGTGCGGATAAGCTTAATTGCAGATTGCGATCGCCTGGGTGAAGCCTTAAATCGCATTAAGCAAGCTGGCATCCGTTATCGTCCAGAAGCCCTCGTTTCTGCTTCAGAATAG
- a CDS encoding ArsR/SmtB family transcription factor — protein sequence MQTPIATTPDLIAASFHALSDPIRIKVLELLRQRELCVCDLCEALGVSQSKLSFHLKTLKEAGLVNSRHEGRWIYYSLNLPQFAVLEQYLAGFQNCKPISSRRSCCE from the coding sequence ATGCAAACCCCCATCGCTACCACTCCTGATTTAATCGCTGCCAGTTTTCATGCCCTTTCCGATCCCATTCGGATTAAAGTGTTGGAATTATTACGTCAGCGAGAATTGTGTGTCTGTGACTTGTGCGAAGCTTTGGGGGTAAGCCAATCAAAATTATCATTTCATCTTAAAACTTTGAAAGAAGCTGGGTTAGTTAATTCCCGTCACGAAGGACGTTGGATTTATTACAGCTTAAATCTTCCGCAATTTGCTGTTTTAGAACAGTATTTAGCAGGTTTTCAGAATTGTAAACCCATATCTTCTAGGCGTTCCTGCTGCGAATAA